From a single Entelurus aequoreus isolate RoL-2023_Sb linkage group LG12, RoL_Eaeq_v1.1, whole genome shotgun sequence genomic region:
- the LOC133662117 gene encoding cyclin-dependent kinase-like 2 isoform X1 → MGNVGQGDMERYEFLGLVGKGSYGTVLKCRHRISGRLVAIKKFLDSDEDIAVRKIAQREIQLLRKLHHDNLVNLLDVWQRRRHWYLVFEFVERTLLDYLEQNILGLDLNTCRQCFFQVLRGVAFCHQQNVIHRDIKPENVLISRGGVVKLCDFGLARTVASPTRGTAYTDYVATRWYRAPELLVGDTKYSKPVDVWAAGCLLVEMLTGQPLFPGDSDLDQIYHIVRLFGRHWLITLRDTGPQIHALDSSPQFQFLSTFHLRALYSLPPGSDDLTAHHQELFHKNPTFSGVSLPEHFSRMPLEQHFPLVSSKALNLAQECLQMDPEKRARCSELLGHSVFTHDDFHVRFLDELRASIHKQHRENSILPKISKASKQERDQVDDQSRRGKYSKKTIKDVQDKKKIRKEDEKVVKTKGKQHSKQYGTIQNTLEPNATKAPKILGSRSMDNGVKMAATMKNRAGHNSVLKSKDHIRASGVTKTFDLSSNQTNTASNVVPTSNQHTASSNGISKTLTVCPKVTKDDPEPAKPPSAKPSQNVCRLLRCLSPTTEFMEEYSIDKTVRQQNLLTKAAQSHLQAPQTPIIPQPVNILLNEDPKAMLMETEKTIAGSEKENSSRFWAGQARKTNRSFPEIRDYSKANACTILDPLSVTVTPDPRSSTQSFALYSNIDNAQLRVAKLVEWLCQQSECCWLLGFNSHLLPS, encoded by the exons GGTGACATGGAGCGTTATGAATTTCTAGGTCTGGTCGGGAAGGGCAGTTATGGCACGGTGCTCAAGTGCCGCCATCGCATCTCAGGCCGCCTGGTTGCCATCAAAAAGTTCCTGGACTCTGATGAGGACATTGCAGTGAGGAAGATCGCTCAGAGGGAGATCCAGCTGCTCAGG AAACTACACCACGACAACCTGGTAAATCTTCTAGACGTCTGGCAGCGTCGCCGCCACTGGTATCTGGTCTTTGAGTTTGTTGAGCGAACTCTCCTGGATTATTTGGAGCAAAATATCCTCGGACTGGACCTGAACACCTGCCGGCAGTGCTTCTTTCAGGTCCTCAGGGGAGTCGCCTTCTGCCACCAGCAGAAT GTCATCCACCGTGACATCAAACCTGAGAATGTTCTTATCTCTAGGGGAGGTGTTGTCAAATTGTGCGACTTTGGCCTGGCGCGCACCGTGGCCTCCCCTACCAGGGGCACAGCCTACACTGACTACGTGGCCACGCGTTGGTACCGAGCCCCTGAACTGCTGGTGGGGGACACCAAGTACAGCAA ACCAGTAGATGTGTGGGCTGCGGGCTGCTTGCTCGTCGAGATGCTGACAGGCCAGCCTCTCTTTCCTGGAGATTCAGACCTCGACCAAATATACCACATTGTAAGGTTATTCG GAAGGCACTGGCTGATTACTCTTCGTGACACAGGACCTCAGATTCATGCTCTGGATTCTTCTCCTCAATTCCAGTTCCTGTCGACCTTTCACCTTCGTGCCCTGTATAGTCTTCCTCCTGGCTCAG ATGACCTGACAGCTCATCACCAGGAGTTATTCCACAAGAACCCCACATTTTCTGGCGTTAGCCTGCCAGAACACTTCAGCAGAATGCCTCTAGAGCAGCACTTTCCTCTGGTGTCATCAAAAGCTTTGAATCTGGCTCAG GAATGTCTCCAGATGGATCCGGAGAAACGAGCTCGGTGTTCAGAGCTGCTGGGACATTCGGTGTTCACCCACGACGACTTCCATGTCAG GTTTTTGGATGAGCTGAGAGCCAGTATCCATAAACAGCACAGAGAGAACTCGATCCTCCCAAAGATCAGCAAAGCCTCAAAACAAGAAAGAGACCAAGTTGATGACCAAAGTCGAAGAGGAAAATATTCTAAAAAGACTATTAAAGATGTGCAGGACAAGAAAAAAATCAGGAAGGAAGACGAGAAGGTGGTGAAAACAAAAGGCAAGCAACATTCAAAGCAGTATGGAACTATTCAGAACACATTGGAACCCAATGCTACCAAAGCCCCCAAAATATTAGGATCAAGGAGTATGGATAATGGAGTAAAGATGGCTGCCACCATGAAAAATAGAGCAGGACACAATTCAGTTCTTAAATCAAAAGACCACATCAGGGCTTCTGGTGTGACAAAGACCTTTGACTTGTCCTCTAACCAAACAAATACCGCCTCAAACGTTGTTCCAACGTCCAATCAGCACACAGCTTCCTCAAATGGCATTTCAAAGACTCTCACTGTGTGCCCCAAAGTTACGAAGGACGATCCCGAACCGGCCAAACCTCCTTCAGCTAAACCCTCACAAAATGTCTGCAGACTTTTAAGGTGCCTTTCACCTACTACAGAATTTATGGAAGAATATTCAATAGACAAGACGGTCAGGCAGCAAAACCTGCTGACCAAAGCTGCTCAAAGTCACCTTCAGGCACCTCAAACACCTATAATCCCACAACCCGTAAACATCTTATTAAATGAAGACCCTAAAGCCATGTTAATGGAAACTGAAAAAACAATAGCAGGCTCAGAAAAAGAGAACAGCTCCAGGTTTTGGGCGGGACAAGCCAGAAAGACAAACAGGAGCTTTCCAGAAATAAGGGACTACTCAAAAGCAA